The following are encoded together in the Bacillus sp. NP157 genome:
- a CDS encoding zinc-ribbon domain-containing protein — protein sequence MYTQCPDCLTVYKLEAELLVPACGCLRCSHCDAVFNALGTLAAHLPPEPFTRLPEHALDRDPPVADVAVFRPRSPAAGPDPAVEPVDEADAAMPAPDDFSQLTFTPKFARTKKQRSWRTAGWITVCLVLLLGLGAQLAWAKRDTLVGDPTFGPILSTTCNVIGCQLPLVAAPAQLRLLARDVEQHPSVQDGLLITASVHNDASFAQPYPVVTIVLSDADGQRLAMRRFQPEDYVGDASLRAHGLAGGATTAMVFEVQDPGQRAVAFAFSFE from the coding sequence ATGTACACCCAGTGCCCAGACTGCCTCACCGTCTACAAGCTCGAAGCGGAGCTGTTGGTCCCGGCGTGCGGCTGCCTGCGCTGCAGCCATTGCGACGCGGTCTTCAACGCGCTTGGCACGCTTGCCGCCCACCTGCCGCCCGAGCCGTTCACGCGCCTGCCCGAGCATGCGCTGGACCGCGACCCGCCCGTCGCCGACGTCGCGGTGTTCCGCCCACGCTCGCCGGCGGCTGGGCCGGACCCGGCCGTCGAGCCTGTCGACGAAGCCGACGCAGCGATGCCGGCGCCCGACGATTTCTCCCAGCTGACCTTCACGCCGAAATTCGCGCGCACGAAGAAACAGCGCTCGTGGCGCACGGCCGGCTGGATCACGGTCTGCCTCGTGCTGCTCCTTGGCCTCGGCGCACAGCTGGCCTGGGCGAAGCGCGACACGCTGGTGGGCGACCCGACCTTCGGACCGATCCTTTCGACCACGTGCAACGTGATCGGCTGCCAGCTGCCGCTGGTCGCCGCGCCTGCACAACTGCGCCTGCTCGCACGCGATGTCGAGCAGCACCCGTCCGTTCAGGACGGCCTGCTGATCACCGCCAGCGTGCACAACGATGCGTCCTTCGCGCAGCCGTATCCGGTCGTCACCATCGTGCTCTCCGATGCCGACGGCCAGCGCCTGGCGATGCGTCGATTCCAGCCGGAAGACTACGTCGGCGACGCCAGCCTGCGCGCCCACGGCCTGGCCGGCGGCGCGACCACGGCGATGGTGTTCGAGGTGCAAGACCCGGGCCAGCGGGCGGTCGCTTTCGCATTCAGCTTCGAGTGA
- a CDS encoding Fis family transcriptional regulator, with protein sequence MQSALSECVSRTVRRYLADIGDTEGGEGLHALVIREVEGPLLREVLAFHDGNQSRAAAALGINRATLRKKLAAHGIS encoded by the coding sequence ATGCAGAGTGCTCTCAGCGAATGCGTCAGCCGTACCGTGCGCCGCTATCTCGCGGACATTGGTGACACCGAAGGCGGTGAAGGCCTGCATGCCCTGGTGATCCGCGAGGTCGAAGGCCCCCTGTTGCGTGAAGTGCTCGCGTTCCACGACGGCAACCAGAGCCGCGCCGCCGCGGCCCTCGGCATCAACCGTGCCACCCTGCGCAAAAAGCTGGCTGCCCACGGTATTTCTTGA
- the purH gene encoding bifunctional phosphoribosylaminoimidazolecarboxamide formyltransferase/IMP cyclohydrolase gives MPSPDLVPVRRALVSVSDKQGLTDLARRLVAANVEILSTGGSAKALRDAGIPVRDVGDLTGFPEIMDGRVKTLHPKVHGGLLGRRGTDDAVMAEHGIVPIDLLVLNLYPFERTVANPSCSLEDAIENIDIGGPAMLRAAAKNWNDVGVLTDPSQYDGALGEIEGNGGLSRATRFQLSVAAFNRVSNYDAAISDYLSAVTLDETHTAVAGHAEFPAQSNGRFVKVMDLRYGENPHQAGAFYRDLYPAEGTLATFRQLQGKELSFNNIADADAAWECVRQFDAPACVIVKHANPCGVAVAADPLAAYELAYATDPTSAFGGIIAFNRPLDAETAKVILKRQFVEVLIAPVVEAGAVDEATKKANVRVLEIPLGDGRNTHDIKRVGSGLLVQTADHRQVTRDELKVVSKVQPTATQLDDLLFAWRVAKMVKSNAIVYAKDQRTIGVGAGQMSRVVSAKIAGLKAEEAGLVVPGSVMASDAFFPFRDGIDAAAAAGIAAVIQPGGSMRDSEVIAAADEHGMAMVFTGVRHFRH, from the coding sequence ATGCCCTCCCCCGACCTCGTCCCCGTCCGCCGTGCGCTCGTCAGCGTCTCTGACAAGCAGGGCCTGACCGACCTCGCCCGCCGCCTCGTCGCGGCCAACGTCGAGATCCTTTCCACGGGTGGCTCGGCCAAAGCGCTGCGCGACGCCGGCATCCCCGTTCGCGACGTGGGCGACCTGACCGGGTTCCCGGAAATCATGGACGGTCGCGTGAAGACGCTGCACCCGAAGGTGCATGGCGGCCTGCTCGGCCGACGCGGTACCGACGACGCGGTGATGGCCGAACACGGCATCGTTCCGATCGACCTGCTCGTGCTGAACCTGTATCCCTTCGAGCGTACCGTCGCGAATCCGTCGTGCTCGCTGGAAGACGCCATCGAGAACATCGACATCGGTGGCCCGGCCATGCTCCGCGCCGCGGCGAAGAACTGGAACGACGTCGGCGTGCTGACCGACCCGTCGCAGTACGACGGCGCGCTCGGCGAGATCGAAGGCAACGGTGGCCTGTCCCGCGCCACCCGTTTCCAGCTGTCGGTCGCCGCGTTCAACCGCGTGTCGAACTACGACGCCGCGATCAGCGATTACCTCTCCGCTGTCACGCTGGACGAGACCCACACCGCCGTCGCCGGACACGCCGAATTCCCGGCGCAGTCGAACGGCCGCTTCGTGAAGGTGATGGACCTGCGCTACGGCGAAAACCCGCACCAGGCCGGCGCGTTCTACCGCGACCTCTATCCGGCCGAAGGCACGCTGGCCACGTTCCGCCAGCTGCAGGGCAAGGAACTGTCGTTCAACAACATCGCCGACGCCGATGCCGCGTGGGAATGCGTGCGCCAGTTCGACGCGCCGGCCTGCGTCATCGTCAAGCATGCCAACCCGTGCGGCGTGGCGGTGGCGGCCGATCCGCTCGCGGCGTACGAACTCGCCTATGCCACCGACCCGACCTCGGCCTTCGGCGGCATCATCGCGTTCAACCGCCCGCTGGATGCGGAAACGGCGAAGGTGATCCTCAAGCGCCAGTTCGTCGAAGTGCTGATCGCCCCCGTCGTCGAAGCCGGCGCCGTCGACGAAGCCACGAAGAAGGCCAACGTGCGCGTGCTGGAGATCCCGCTGGGCGACGGTCGCAACACCCACGACATCAAGCGCGTCGGCTCGGGCCTGCTCGTGCAGACCGCCGACCATCGCCAGGTCACGCGCGACGAACTGAAGGTGGTCAGCAAGGTGCAGCCGACGGCGACCCAGCTCGACGACCTGCTGTTCGCCTGGCGCGTCGCCAAGATGGTGAAGTCGAACGCGATCGTCTACGCGAAGGACCAGCGCACCATCGGCGTCGGTGCCGGCCAGATGAGTCGCGTGGTCAGCGCGAAGATCGCTGGCCTGAAGGCCGAGGAAGCCGGCCTGGTCGTACCGGGCAGCGTGATGGCCTCCGACGCGTTCTTCCCGTTCCGCGACGGCATCGACGCTGCCGCCGCCGCCGGCATCGCCGCCGTGATCCAGCCGGGTGGTTCGATGCGCGACAGCGAAGTGATCGCCGCCGCCGACGAACACGGCATGGCGATGGTGTTTACGGGCGTCCGCCATTTCCGGCATTGA
- a CDS encoding bile acid:sodium symporter codes for MRRFLPDGFTLSLIATVLLASFLPCRGIAAQGFEVLTDIAIALLFFLHGAKLSREAVVAGMTNWRLHLTVLASTFVLFPLLGLLLKPVLSPLVSPDLYLGILFLCTLPSTVQSSIAFTSIARGNVPAAIVSASASSLLGIFITPLLVGLMIAGSGQGAMSWHAIGAIVVQLFIPFVAGQVAQRWIGGWVRKHATMLTFVDRGSILLVVYTAFSAAVLQGLWHQLPLPVLGGLVVVNIVLLALALLATRYGARALGFETEDEITIVFCGSKKSLASGVPMAKVLFAGHPLGLIVLPIMLFHQIQLMTCAVLARRYAVRRETPHRMPINAGNGGRP; via the coding sequence ATGCGCCGCTTCCTCCCCGACGGCTTCACCCTTTCGCTGATCGCCACCGTCCTGCTGGCCAGCTTCCTGCCATGCCGCGGCATCGCCGCCCAGGGCTTCGAGGTGCTGACCGACATCGCCATCGCGCTGCTGTTCTTCCTGCACGGCGCGAAGCTCTCGCGTGAGGCGGTGGTCGCGGGCATGACCAACTGGCGCCTGCACCTGACCGTGCTCGCCAGCACGTTCGTGCTGTTCCCGCTGCTCGGCCTGTTGCTGAAGCCGGTGCTGTCGCCGCTGGTGTCGCCCGATCTCTACCTCGGCATCCTGTTCCTGTGCACCCTGCCGTCCACGGTGCAGTCGTCGATCGCATTCACCTCGATCGCGCGCGGCAACGTGCCCGCCGCGATCGTCTCTGCGTCGGCATCGAGCCTGCTCGGCATCTTCATCACGCCGCTGCTGGTCGGCCTGATGATCGCGGGGTCGGGGCAGGGCGCGATGTCGTGGCATGCGATCGGCGCGATCGTCGTGCAGCTTTTCATCCCGTTCGTGGCCGGGCAGGTGGCGCAACGCTGGATCGGTGGCTGGGTGCGCAAACACGCGACGATGCTCACCTTCGTCGACCGCGGCTCGATCCTGCTGGTGGTGTACACCGCCTTCAGCGCCGCTGTGTTGCAAGGCCTGTGGCACCAGCTACCGTTGCCGGTGCTGGGTGGCCTGGTGGTGGTGAACATCGTGCTGCTGGCGCTGGCGTTGCTGGCGACGCGCTACGGCGCCCGCGCGCTGGGCTTCGAGACCGAAGACGAAATCACCATCGTGTTCTGCGGCTCGAAGAAGAGCCTCGCCTCCGGCGTGCCGATGGCCAAGGTGCTGTTCGCCGGCCATCCGCTGGGCCTGATCGTGCTGCCGATCATGCTCTTCCACCAGATCCAGCTGATGACCTGCGCGGTGCTGGCACGGCGATACGCGGTGCGGCGCGAGACGCCGCACCGCATGCCGATCAATGCCGGAAATGGCGGACGCCCGTAA
- a CDS encoding LysR family transcriptional regulator, with protein MNVSMRQLRAFLAVAGHRHFRRAAEALHLTQPAVSRLIADLEGELDVRLFDRSTREVVPTEAGRYLEQALGRVLDELDGVLAHARTQADPLRGRVRIAAVPTLSAGLVPLAIARCAADHPALEIILRDQSQAQVLDAVRGGEVDFGLTVEPATREEFDAETILRDPFRVVCREDHPFARRKAVAWAGLGTEPLVLLDHASGSRRLIDAALSTHGVAAQVAIEVGHPHTAFRMVEAGLGVTVTPALSLDALRPGLVACRLTPEVHREVTLLRRRARSLSPPAQTAWDVVRDMALTLA; from the coding sequence ATGAATGTGTCGATGCGCCAGCTCCGTGCCTTCCTCGCCGTGGCGGGCCACCGGCATTTCCGCCGCGCCGCCGAGGCCCTGCACCTGACCCAGCCCGCGGTAAGCCGGCTGATCGCCGACCTGGAAGGCGAACTCGACGTGCGCCTGTTCGACCGCAGTACGCGCGAAGTCGTCCCGACCGAGGCCGGCCGTTACCTCGAGCAGGCCCTGGGCCGGGTCCTCGACGAACTGGATGGCGTGCTCGCCCACGCGCGTACCCAGGCCGATCCGCTACGCGGACGCGTGCGCATCGCCGCCGTGCCGACGCTGTCCGCCGGGCTGGTCCCGCTGGCCATCGCACGCTGCGCGGCCGACCACCCGGCGCTCGAGATCATCCTGCGCGACCAGAGCCAGGCCCAGGTGCTGGATGCCGTGCGCGGTGGCGAAGTGGATTTTGGCCTGACCGTGGAACCGGCCACCCGCGAGGAATTCGACGCCGAAACGATCCTGCGCGACCCCTTCCGCGTGGTCTGTCGCGAGGACCACCCGTTCGCGCGGCGCAAGGCGGTCGCGTGGGCCGGGCTAGGCACGGAGCCGCTGGTGCTGCTGGACCACGCCTCCGGCAGCCGTCGCCTGATCGATGCCGCGCTGTCCACTCACGGCGTCGCCGCCCAGGTCGCGATCGAGGTCGGCCACCCGCACACGGCCTTCCGCATGGTCGAGGCCGGTCTCGGCGTTACGGTCACCCCCGCCCTGTCGCTCGACGCGCTCCGCCCGGGCCTCGTTGCCTGTCGGCTGACGCCCGAGGTGCATCGCGAAGTGACCCTGCTGCGGCGCCGGGCCCGTTCGCTGTCACCGCCCGCGCAGACGGCGTGGGACGTGGTCCGCGACATGGCGCTCACGCTGGCTTGA
- a CDS encoding glutathione S-transferase, translating to MSYQLFYWSGIQGRGEFVRLALEEANADYVDVARTDGDEAMTAWLDGGHEGALPYAPPFLKSGRLVIAQVANILQYLGPRHGLVPESESKRLYANQLQLTITDLVAEAHDVHHPVGAGLYYEDQKEEARRRAKEFRESRIPKFLHYFEKALERGGGDHPLREFSYVDLSLFQVMSGLGYAFPKAMARQKLPLLRELARRVGERPNIAAYVASDRRVPHSEDGIFRHYAELDG from the coding sequence ATGAGTTACCAGCTGTTCTACTGGAGCGGTATCCAGGGTCGCGGCGAGTTCGTCCGGCTCGCCCTGGAAGAGGCGAACGCCGACTATGTCGACGTGGCCCGCACGGACGGCGACGAGGCGATGACGGCCTGGCTCGACGGCGGCCACGAAGGCGCGCTGCCCTATGCGCCGCCCTTCCTGAAAAGCGGGCGGCTGGTCATCGCCCAGGTCGCCAACATCCTGCAATACCTCGGCCCGCGCCACGGCCTCGTCCCGGAAAGCGAGTCCAAACGGCTCTACGCGAACCAGCTGCAGCTCACGATCACCGACCTCGTCGCCGAGGCGCACGACGTGCACCATCCGGTCGGCGCCGGCCTGTATTACGAAGACCAGAAAGAGGAAGCACGGCGCCGCGCGAAGGAATTCCGCGAGTCGCGCATCCCCAAGTTCCTGCATTACTTCGAAAAGGCCCTGGAGCGCGGCGGCGGCGACCACCCGTTGCGCGAGTTCAGCTACGTCGACCTGTCGCTGTTCCAGGTGATGTCCGGCCTGGGCTACGCGTTCCCGAAGGCGATGGCCCGGCAAAAGCTACCGCTGCTGCGCGAGCTGGCCCGCCGGGTGGGCGAGCGGCCGAATATCGCGGCCTATGTCGCGTCCGATCGCCGGGTGCCACACAGCGAGGACGGCATCTTCCGCCATTACGCCGAGCTGGACGGGTAA
- a CDS encoding DUF2782 domain-containing protein gives MNRMHALVAALALGLALPAAAQTTPDPTKLKALPPPGLNDPGVKEGEPDRSGQKTVERPVPYDQAQDTRSTPATSDAQGSKVSAANLPAMRDDGSVDGRGNPAPEVTVHTEGTDTVEEYRTAGRLTMIRVTPKNGVPYQVMANNDGKLVRDSGTINVSPVYYKVYEWGAAPKPAGSD, from the coding sequence ATGAACCGCATGCACGCCCTTGTCGCCGCGTTGGCCCTTGGCCTGGCCCTGCCGGCCGCCGCACAGACCACCCCGGACCCGACGAAGCTGAAGGCCTTGCCGCCGCCGGGCCTGAACGACCCGGGCGTGAAAGAGGGCGAGCCGGACCGCTCGGGGCAGAAGACGGTCGAGCGCCCGGTGCCGTACGACCAGGCCCAGGACACCCGCTCCACCCCGGCCACCTCGGATGCGCAGGGCAGCAAGGTCTCGGCGGCGAACCTGCCGGCGATGCGCGACGACGGCAGCGTGGACGGCCGTGGCAATCCGGCCCCCGAGGTCACCGTGCACACCGAGGGTACGGACACCGTTGAGGAATACCGCACGGCCGGCCGCCTCACCATGATCCGCGTGACGCCGAAGAATGGCGTTCCCTACCAGGTCATGGCCAACAACGACGGCAAGCTGGTCCGCGACTCGGGCACGATCAACGTCAGCCCGGTCTATTACAAGGTGTACGAGTGGGGCGCGGCGCCGAAGCCGGCCGGCTCCGACTGA
- the polA gene encoding DNA polymerase I, translating into MPTLTLIDGSSYLYRAFHALPPLTNAHGEPTGALFGIVNMLRTTMKAGSDYVAFVCDAPGRTFRDDLYPEYKANRPSMPDDLRAQVEPMMKIVGALGFPILCVPGVEADDVIGTLARQASAAGIHTVISTGDKDFAQLVGTDIILINTMTNTTLDIEGVIGKFGVRPGQIVDYLTLVGDSIDNVPGVEKCGPKTAAKWLAEYPDLDALIANAAKIGGKIGENLRAAIPRLPLSRELVTIRVDVPLDQAPTDLAMRPRDVEALRELYARYDFKAALKELEAGGDSFAAAAASATAAPAPAPAPVVATDVYSGPGEYELVTTEDRLAAWLEKLETAPLIAFDTETTSIDAMRAEVVGVSLAVEPGKACYIPVGHDYPGAPAQLSREHVLGALKPILEDATRPKVGQHGKYDINVLSHYGIEVRGLAHDTMLESYILNATATRHDMDSLAQRYLGYTTVKYEEICGKGAKQISFSQVDIDTAGKYAAEDADITLRLHHALWPRLEAEPSLRSVYLEIEIPVVPVLASMERTGVLIDANELRMQSQQLGKRMVELQQKAYAAAGHEFNLDSPKQLQAVLFDELGLPAKVKTPTGQPSTNEEALEALADSHELPRLILDYRGLAKLRSTYTDKLAGIVNPRTGRVHTSYHQGAVATGRISSSDPNLQNIPVRTEEGRRIRQAFVAPPGWRIVAADYSQIELRIMAHLSGDEGLVRAFAEGGDVHRATAAEVFGVAPDDVTTNQRRAAKAINFGLMYGMSAFGLARQLGVDRGEASDYMARYFSRFAGVRAFMDATREQAHQRGYVETLFGRRLYLENLTSRNQALRAGAERAAINAPMQGTAADIIKRAMISVAAWIAPRDDVRLLMQVHDELVLEVREDAVDAVKAGIEAHMSGAATLSVPLQVSVGVGANWDEAH; encoded by the coding sequence ATGCCTACGCTCACGCTTATCGACGGGTCTTCGTACCTGTATCGCGCGTTCCACGCGCTGCCGCCCCTGACCAACGCGCACGGCGAACCGACCGGCGCGCTGTTCGGTATCGTCAACATGCTGCGCACCACGATGAAGGCCGGCTCCGACTACGTCGCCTTCGTCTGCGATGCGCCAGGGCGCACGTTCCGCGACGACCTGTACCCCGAGTACAAGGCCAACCGCCCGTCCATGCCGGACGACCTGCGCGCACAGGTCGAGCCCATGATGAAGATCGTCGGCGCCCTGGGCTTCCCGATCCTCTGCGTTCCCGGCGTGGAAGCCGACGACGTCATCGGCACCCTGGCCCGCCAGGCCAGCGCCGCCGGCATCCATACGGTGATTTCCACGGGCGACAAGGATTTCGCGCAGCTGGTGGGCACGGACATCATCCTGATCAACACGATGACCAACACCACGCTGGATATCGAAGGTGTCATCGGCAAGTTCGGCGTGCGCCCCGGGCAGATCGTGGATTACCTCACCCTGGTCGGCGACTCGATCGACAACGTGCCAGGCGTGGAAAAGTGCGGCCCGAAGACGGCCGCGAAGTGGCTGGCCGAGTACCCCGACCTCGATGCGCTGATCGCCAACGCGGCGAAGATCGGCGGCAAGATCGGCGAGAACCTGCGCGCGGCCATTCCGCGCCTGCCGCTGTCGCGCGAGCTGGTCACCATCCGTGTCGACGTGCCGCTCGACCAGGCGCCGACCGACCTGGCCATGCGTCCCCGCGATGTCGAGGCACTGCGCGAGCTGTATGCGCGCTATGACTTCAAGGCCGCACTGAAGGAACTCGAAGCCGGTGGCGATTCGTTCGCCGCGGCGGCCGCCTCCGCCACGGCGGCGCCTGCGCCCGCGCCTGCACCAGTGGTCGCCACCGACGTCTACAGCGGGCCGGGCGAATACGAACTGGTGACCACGGAAGACCGCCTGGCGGCGTGGCTGGAAAAGCTCGAGACGGCGCCGCTCATCGCCTTCGATACCGAAACCACCAGCATCGACGCGATGCGCGCCGAAGTGGTGGGCGTCTCCCTCGCCGTCGAGCCCGGCAAGGCCTGCTACATCCCGGTGGGCCACGATTACCCGGGCGCGCCCGCGCAGCTGTCGCGCGAGCACGTGCTCGGCGCGCTGAAGCCCATCCTCGAAGATGCGACGCGCCCGAAGGTGGGCCAGCACGGCAAGTACGACATCAACGTGCTGTCGCACTACGGCATCGAGGTGCGCGGCCTCGCGCACGACACCATGCTGGAGTCGTACATCCTCAATGCCACCGCCACGCGCCACGACATGGATTCGCTGGCGCAGCGCTACCTCGGCTACACCACGGTGAAGTACGAGGAAATCTGCGGCAAGGGCGCGAAACAGATTTCTTTCTCGCAGGTGGATATCGATACGGCGGGCAAGTACGCGGCCGAAGATGCGGACATCACCCTGCGCCTGCACCACGCGCTGTGGCCGCGCCTGGAAGCCGAGCCGTCGCTGCGTTCGGTGTATCTCGAGATCGAGATCCCGGTGGTTCCGGTGCTGGCCAGCATGGAACGCACCGGCGTGCTCATCGACGCCAACGAGCTGCGCATGCAGAGCCAGCAACTCGGCAAGCGCATGGTCGAGCTCCAGCAGAAGGCGTATGCGGCGGCGGGCCACGAGTTCAACCTGGATTCGCCCAAGCAACTGCAGGCCGTGCTGTTCGACGAACTCGGCCTCCCGGCCAAGGTGAAGACTCCCACGGGCCAGCCCTCGACGAACGAAGAAGCACTCGAAGCGCTGGCCGACTCGCACGAGCTGCCGCGGCTGATCCTCGATTACCGTGGACTGGCCAAGCTGCGCTCCACCTACACGGACAAGCTGGCCGGCATCGTGAACCCGCGCACCGGGCGCGTGCACACCAGCTACCACCAGGGTGCCGTGGCCACGGGCCGCATCAGTTCATCCGACCCGAACCTGCAGAACATCCCGGTGCGCACCGAAGAAGGCCGGCGCATTCGCCAGGCCTTCGTGGCACCGCCGGGCTGGCGCATCGTCGCGGCCGACTACTCGCAGATCGAGCTGCGGATCATGGCCCACCTGTCCGGTGACGAGGGCCTGGTGCGTGCCTTCGCCGAAGGCGGCGACGTGCATCGGGCGACGGCCGCCGAAGTGTTCGGCGTGGCGCCCGATGACGTGACGACCAACCAGCGCCGCGCAGCGAAGGCCATCAACTTCGGCCTGATGTACGGCATGAGCGCCTTCGGCCTGGCGCGCCAGCTGGGCGTCGACCGCGGGGAGGCCTCCGACTACATGGCGCGCTATTTCTCGCGCTTCGCCGGCGTCCGGGCCTTCATGGACGCGACGCGTGAGCAGGCGCACCAGCGCGGCTACGTGGAGACGCTGTTTGGTCGCCGCCTGTACCTGGAGAACCTGACATCGCGCAACCAGGCCCTGCGTGCGGGCGCCGAGCGCGCGGCGATCAACGCCCCGATGCAGGGCACGGCCGCCGACATCATCAAGCGCGCCATGATCAGCGTCGCCGCCTGGATCGCCCCGCGTGACGACGTGCGCCTGCTCATGCAGGTCCACGATGAACTCGTCCTCGAAGTACGCGAAGACGCCGTGGACGCCGTGAAGGCCGGCATCGAGGCGCATATGAGCGGCGCCGCCACCCTCAGCGTGCCGCTGCAGGTGTCGGTTGGCGTCGGCGCGAACTGGGACGAGGCTCACTGA